The genomic window CGCGTGCGCCTGCACGATGTTCGGGTGCCGGCCCAGCTGGACCCAGAGCCGGCACTCCGTCGCGAAGCGCGTGCGGCGGATCCGGTTCCTCAGCAGGTCGTCGCGCAGGGTCTTCAGGGCGACCACCGCGCGGCCCGAGGCGGCCCGGTGGTCGTGGACCACGTAGACCCAGCTCATGCCGCCCTCGTGGACGTCGAAGATCTCGAACCGGTCGCCGATCCAGTCGCCTACGCGAAGGCTACCCTGCATGAGGTCACCTCGCCCCTCGGTTGCTGCGCGGGCGCGGCGCGAGCGGCGCCGCCACGCCATTATATCCCGGGAGGTCGAGCCGCCGGGGCCGGATCGCGCGGGGAAGGTCGGCGATCAAGGCCCGGCCGGCGCCCCTCGGCCGCGGGCGAGCTCCCAGTCGACGGCGGTCAGCCTGTAGAGGCGATGGGAGATGCCCGCGAGGGCGATGTCGGCGTCGAAGCGGAAGCCGAGCTTCTCCATGACGCGCCGGGAGGCCAGGTTGCCCGGGAGCGTCCAGCTCGCCACCTCGGGCACCAGGAGCCGGCGGAAGCCGACCTCGAGGCTGCCGGCGGCCATCTCGGTGGCGAGCCCGCGATGCCAGTGGTCGTAGACGACGGCGTAGGCCAGCCCGACGGCCTCCTCATCCTCGATCCGATACGCCTGAAGGCCCGCCCGGCCCAGGAATTCACCCGACCCCTTCTCGCGGAACACCCAGAACCCGAACCCGTGCCGCCCCCAGTGGGCCTCGTTCTGCACGATCCCCTCCCTGGTGACGCGATCCGGCAGGGGCTGGCCATCCACGGAGAGCGTCTTCATGACCTGCGGATGCAGGTGCAGGCGGCGGATCTCCGCATAGTGTGCCAGCGTCAGCCGCTCCGCGACCATCCTCGCGGTCGCGAATGTCTCGATCCCTTCGGTCGGCCTCGCATTCATCAAGACATCCATGTTATACGAGAGGTTCGTTCGGAGGACATGGGCGCATCTTCATGCCATATCGTACCAGACATCTTGGGATGTGCCGTGGAACCCGCTCCGCGGCGTGACCGCGCCGCGGCGCATCGAGCCCCCCTCGCCCGAGCGGGGACGGCCGGAGGCGTACACCGCGGAGCCGGGGGCCATGGGCCCGCGGGCGGCCCGGCGTCGGGCGGCCGCATCGCGGGGAGATCGCCCATGAGGTGGCGAGATGAAGGGGGGGGGGCTGACCGGCGAGGGGAAGGGGAGGCGTCCCGAGGACGTCCCCTCCCGAGGCATGGGGCGGCGAAACGACCGGGGTATTTCACTCGGCGGCGGCGCGAGGGCGGCCTCGCGTGCGGCGAGGAGCCTCGGGCTCGGCCGGCGCGGCGGCGAACCGAGGGGCCGGTTCCGGCGCGGCCGCGACCGGAGGCGGGATGATCGGCAGGAGTCGATAGGACTCCTCGACGATCCGCGCGATCCCTTCGGCCATCGGCGAGGAGAGGAGCCTGCGGAACTTCTCGATCAGCTCCTCGGCCCGATCCTGCCCGACGGCCCGCTCGACCCCGACGCCGAGCATCGGGGCCGCCTCGACGCCCTCCTGGCCCTGGGCCTCCCCCAGCACGGGGGTCGAGTCCAGCAGGATTTCCAGCGGCACGCCCAGCGCCCGCGAGATCCGCCGCAAGGTCCCCGCCTGGGGCTTGCTCGTGTTTCCGCGCTCGATCTGGTAGAGGGCGGTCCGGGAAATCTTCGCGCGGCTTGCGAGTTCGTCCGGGCCCCAACCTTTGGAGTAGCGCAGGTCGCGAATTCGTTTCGCCAGGTTCATAGATTGCCTCAATTGCTAATGGGTCAGATGGCCGCCTTGAAGAATTATACGTGTTTGACGCCGCACAGGCGACGTTTTGAAGATTGTTTTTCGCAGGCTCGGATCATAATTCTTCGGCAAATCCGACGCAATGGTGCATCCGGCCGAAATGCCAGGAAAGACTCGTTCGGCGGGCGGCTGCCTCGCCGGGCCACAAGTCGCGCACCCCTCGCCACACCCGCGGTCGAGGCCTGCCCCCGCGGTTGGCGGGCCGTGTCGCGTCAATTTGCCCGGGATTCGCGGCTCGACCGCGGCCGATGCCCGGGCCGCCCGCGACGCCTTGCGCCGCACGTGGCGTTTGCTAAATTAAGAGATGTCGAATTGATATCGGAGAATTGGGTCGGCCATTGAGAGGCGGTTTCCGCCAACAATATAAAATGATTTTAATCCTTCTCACGCATACAGAATCGAATCTTACATGATCTCAATCGGGCAAGCCGCAATGGGCCCGGCGCCGCCGGCCGGGTCTCGCTTTCTCGGGTGTCCCGCGCAGCCGCCGACCCTCTTGTGCGGGCGACCGACCGGCGTTAATTTTGTGCGGTGCAAGCACGAAGACCACGCATCATAAATGCGTGGTGTCTTGGTTGCAAGTAATGCCTTAGCATTTCTGTTCGGACGAGGTGGAATGCCCCCCCGAGAGGATCCGCCATGATCGATTCAATCCGGACCTTCGACCTGTACTGGCCGTCACGCGTCCCCTCGGTGGCTTCGTCCTCGGAAGTCCCGCGGATCCCGTCGTATCGGGTCGGAGAGCCGTTCGGGGAAGGGCGGCGGGCCTGGCCGGTCGGTGCCCATTATCGCCATGGCGACAATGGGCACGAGTTGGTCCTAATTCATTCATCGCCGGATAGCAGCATAGTCAACGACGCATGGCGAGGAGAAGCCGAATTTGCGATTTCGATCCGGGCGGCGATGATCGTTTTCTCGTACCGATTCGGGCGGACGATCCCGTGGTCCGATGCCCCGTACTCCTGGCACATGCAGGATGCGGCCTCGCGGAGGCTGCCCCCGCCCGGTGGCTCCCCGGAGGCGAGGGCCCTGCTGTGGGTCTCCCTCGTCGGCGCCGAGGACGGGCTGATCCTCGCCCAGCGGGGGGTCGTGCTGGCGCCCGCGTTCACGAGGGCCCTGGAGGCGGCGATCCGCCGCCAGGCGAGCCGCCCATTCGACCCGCACGGTTGCGTCACGGCCGTCCGGGACGTGCTCGTCGCGCGTCGGACGCCCGAGGAGAGGCTCCGCCTGGCCGCCTCGCGGACGCGGGGCAACTGCTGATCCCCCGCGGCGGCACGGGGCTCGGCGTCAGTCGCGATAGCCGAGGATGGCGGACCAGAGGGAGTCATAAGCGGCAACGACGCCGCCCGCCGAATGACGGCGTTCCACGCGGGCGCGGCCCGCGAGGCCGAAGGACCGACAGGCCGACGGGTTGAGCGCGGCCTCCCGCAGGGCGGCGGCCAGGGCCGTCGCGTCTCCCGGGGGCACCAGCCAGCCGGTCTCGGCGGGGACGACCAGCTCGTCGGTCCCCTCGACGGCGGTCGCGACGACCGCCCGGCTCGCGGCCATGGCCTCGAGCACCGCGTTGGGCATCCCCTCCCAGAGCGAGGCCAGGACGAGCAGGTCGGCCGTCGCGAGCAGCCCCGGCACGTCGCGCCGGGGTCCCAGCCAATGGACGCGGTCGCGGAGGGCCTCCGACCCGGCGATCCGGTCGAGGAGCCAGCCCCGGTCGGGGCCGTCCCCGGCCAGGGCGAGGTGCCAGCCGGGGCATCCGGCGATGACCCGCTCCGCGGCGTCCAGGAGCGGCACGAGCCCCTTCTGCGCGGCCAGTCGGCCCACCTGGACGGCCAGGAAGGCGTCCCGCGGGATGCCCAGCTCGGACCTCGGGACCGGGGTCGCCTCGTCGTAAGGCCGCGGGTCGATGCCGTTGGGGATGACCGCCAGGCGGCGGGGGTCTAGCCGGCCGGCCTCGAGGCTGAACCGGCGCACGCCCTCGGACACGCAGACCGAGCCGGCGGCCAGCCGCTCCGTGATCCGGTCGAGCGTCAGGTGCCAGCCCTTCTCCCGCTCGGCGACCCGCAGGCCCCCGAGCACCCACGGCCGCCCGGCGAGCGGGGCGGCGAGCCTCGCCGCGAGGTTGGCGTGGAAGAGGAAGCTCTGCACCAGCTCCGGCCCCCGCGTCCTCAGCGCCCTCGCGAGCCGGGAGACGATCGCCAGCGGCCGCCGCGGGCCCCCGCCCAGGCATTGGCAGTCGATCCCGGCCCGCCCCAGCTCGGCCGCGAGCGCCCCCTCGCCCCCCAGGGCGATCACCGACGGCTCCCACCGCGCGCGGTCCAGCCGCGTCGCCAGGCCCACGAGGGCCCGCTCCGCCCCGCCGACGTCCAGGTCGGTGATCACCAGCGCCACCCGCACCGGGCGAGAGGGCCGCGGGCGAGGGCTCGCGGCCCGGAGTCGGTCTTCGAGGGCCTGCACGGCTGGGGCCATCCTCCGGAGGTCGCGCCCGCGTCGGTCCGCCGACCGGCGTCGGCGGGCGCGGGGCTGTACAATGGTCGCCGTGGGGAGGCGACGGGCCGTCGCCCGCCACACCATTGTAGCCCGATCCGCCGCCCCTTCCCCGATCGGCCCGCCAGGAGCGTCCCGCGTGCTCGCGTCCGAGTTCGACTTCGACCTGCCCGTTGAGCTGATCGCCCAGCACCCGGCCGCGGCCCGCGAGCATTCCCGGCTGATGGTCGTCCGCCGCGACGGGGGGCGCATCGAGCACCGCCGGTTCGACGAGCTCCCGGCGCTCCTGGACGGGCGCGACATCCTGGCGAGGAACTGCACGAAGGTGATCCCGGCCCGTCTGATCGGCCGTCGCGAGGCGACCGGCGGCAAGTGGGAGGGGCTCTTCCTCCGCGAGGTCGAAGGGGGGGCCTGGGAGATCCTCGCCGCGACCCGGGGCCGCCCGGCCCCCGGCGAGCGCGTCGTCGTCGACCATGGCGGCGGCGAGGGGCTCCGCCTGGCCCTCGAGTCCCGCGGCGAGGAGGGCCGGTGGATCGTCCGCCCGCTGGGCCCGCCGGCGGCATCGACCCTGGCCCTGCTCGAGCGGCATGGACAGATCCCGCTCCCGCCTTATATCCGCAAGGGACGCGCGGGCGAGGAGGACCGGGAGCGCTACCAGACGGTCTTCGCCCGGGCGCCGGGCTCGGTCGCGGCGCCGACGGCCGGGCTGCACTTCAGCGACGCCACCTTCCGCGACCTCGCGGCGAAGGGGGTCGCCTGGGTGGACCTGACGCTGCACGTCGGCGTCGGCACGTTCCGGCCGATCGAGGCGGAGCGGATCGAGGACCACGTCATGCACGCCGAGTGGGCCGAGCTGACCGCCGAGGCGGCCCGGGCGCTCAACGCCAGGCGGGCGGCCGGCGGCCGGGTGGTGGCCGTCGGCACGACCTCGACGCGGACGCTGGAGACGGCGGCCGCCGGCGGCGAGATCGCCCCCTTCAGCGGCCCGACGGGCCTGTTCATCCGCCCGGGGCACGCCTTCCGCGGGCTGGATGCCCTGGTCACGAACTTCCACCTGCCGCGGAGCAGCCTGCTCGTCCTCGTGAGCGCCCTGGCGGGCGTGGACCTGATCCGCGAGGCCTACCGGGAGGCCGTCGCCCGCCGCTACCGCTTCTATAGCTACGGCGACGCCATGCTCATCCTGTGAGGGCGTGCGGGCGATGTTGACGCGGGGAATCGCGGGGAGGCTTCCGGTCATCGAGGCATCCCGGCGCCCTGCCCGGGGGATACGATCGAATGCCGGGGGGATGGCCCCGGTCGCCGAGATGAGGAACGGACCCGGCCCGAGGCCTGCTCACGAGGATCGATCCGAGAGCGATGACGACCACCGACCGCCCCGAATCTTGCGGAGCCGGACTCGAGCCCGGAGGGATCCCCGCCCGCCGCGCCGGCGAGGATCGGCGGGCCCGTCGCACCTCCCCGCTCGACGCGCTGCGGGCCCGGGGGCGTCGGGGGCGGGTGCGGAGGGCCTCGGAGCGCGAGGGGGCCTACTTCCTGGACCGATTCGACGCGACGACCCTGGCGATGGCCCTCTCGCTCCTGGCGCTAACCCTGATCGACGGCCTGCTCACGATCGAGGTGCTCGACCGCAGCGGCGAGGAGATCAACCCGGTGATGCGGCACTTCCTGGGCCGCGGGCACGGGCCGTTCCTGGTGGCGAAGTACTGCCTGACCGCGGCGGGGCTCCCCGTCCTGGTCGTCTACCAGAACTGGCCGTTCTGGGGGACCCGCTTCCGCGTCGGCTACCTGTTGCCGATCTTCGTGGGCCTGTACGTGGCCCTGGTCACCTACCAGCTCCGCCTGCTGGGGGGCTGAGCGGCCCGGCGTCGGCCGGGAGGAGCAGCCGCATCCCGACGTTGACGCCGCCCGCCTCGCTCAGCATCTCCCGGTTCAGGGCGGCGACCTCGCCGGCGCGGGCGGGGTCGCCGAGGCGATCCTCGGCGATGCTCCGGAGCGTCTCCCTGCGGCGGACGACGTGGATCGAGACGCCGCCGTCGCCCCGGGGCGCCCGGCCCTGCTGGGGCGGCCGCGCCTGCGGTGCCGCCGAGGCCGCGGGCCCCCGGGGGGGCGCGTCGGGATGGGCCGCGAGCTGGATCTGCGAGTCCCGGGTCGCCTGCCTCGCGCCCCGCGGGGCGGCCCTCGCCTGGGCCCGGCGCGGGGCCGCCGGGGCCGTCGCCGGCACGTCCCGGAGCCGCTCGCGGGGCGGGACGACGAGCCTGGTGCCGGCGGCCAGGGCGCCGGGCCAGGCCACCTCGCCGCGGTTGGCCCACCAGAGGGCGCGGGCCAGGCCGGGCGTGCCGTAATATCGCTCGGCGATCGAGCCGAAGTCCTCGCCCGCCGCGACGACGTGCCGCCTCTCCGACGCGACGACGTGCCGCCTCTCCGGCGCGGGGGAGGGCACGGGGGTGGGCGCGGATGCGGGGGCGACGGCGGCCGTCGCCGAGGCCGGGACGGGGGTGAGGTCGGGGATCCGGGCCGGCACCCGCCGGGGCGCGTCGTCCGCCCCCGCCGAGGCGAGCGACAGCGCGGGGTCCACCTTCGGGGCCCGCGACGGCCGCCGGCCGCCGGCCGTCGCGGCGCCTCGCGGCGATCGCGGCGGCGAAGCGGGAGCGGGCCTCCACGCGGTCACCCCGGCGGTACCTGTCGCCGGGGCCTGGGGCCGGTACGAGGCCGGCGTTGGGGCCGTCTCCGCGGCCGCGACGGCCGCCGGGGGCCGGTCGTCGGCCTCGAGCGTGTCGGCCACCTCGAAGTCCGACTCGTCGATCCTCCCCGACTGCATCCGGAAGGCCCCCGCCGTGAAGGTGCCCGCGAGGGCCGAGGGCGGGGGAGACGGTGCAGCGAACGCGGAAGACCCCGGCGACGCCTCCGGGCCCCGGGCCGCCGGCGGGGCGTCCCCCTCCCCGGCGGGCCGGCCCGCCGGAGGCATGGCGGGCCGGGGCCCGGCCGCGACGTCCCCCGCCCCCTCGGGCCCGGGCTCGGCCGGGGCGCCGCGGCGGCCGCCCCGCGATGCCGATGGGCGGGCGGGCGCGATCGCGGCCGCCGATCCGGCCTCGCCGGGGCCTCCGGATGGGGCGGCGGGCGCGGGCCCGGCCGCGAGGGCCGTCGACGCCGCCGGCCTCCGCAAAGACGCCTCGCCCGTGTCCCGGCCGGCCGCCTCGGCCGACCAGATGTGCGGGGTCAGCAGGACGACCAGCTCGCGGCGGCGGTCGATCTTGTCCTTGTTCCCGAACAGGTGGCCGAGGAGCGGCACGTGGCTGATGCCGGGCAGCCCCTGCGACGTGTAGTCGTCCTCGTCCTCCATCAGGCCGCCGATCACCAGCGTCGCCCCGTCGGGCACCATCACGTTGGTCGTCAGCTCCGCGGTCGTCGCGCTCGGGAGGTCGTCCACCACCACCCCCTGGCTCCGCTCCGGGTGGATCTCCAGCCGGACCATGCCGTCGTTGGAGACGAACGGCCGCAGCCGCAGCAGCGTGCCCACGTTCAGGAACTGGACCTGCTGGATCGTGCTCGTGAAGTTCTGCGAGAGCGTCCGGAAGCCGAGCCGCGAGCCGAGCTGGATCTCCGCCCGCTGCTTGTTCAGCACGAGCACCCGGGGGCTGGCCAGGACCTTGGTGCTGCCGACGGTCTCCAGCGCCCGGACGAAGCCGGTGACGTTGTTGGAGACGAACCCGTACTTGATCCCGTTGGTGGTGGAGGCGAAGCCCGTGGCGTCGGCCGCCGCGGTGCTGGTGGCGATCTTGCCCGCCGCGGTGAGCACCTGGGCCGGCGTGAACCCGACGTTGCCGTTGATCGCCGCCCCGGCGCCGATGACGCCGAGCTGCTGGCCCAGGTTGTCCACGACGGCGAAGTTGACGCCGAGCTGCTGCTCCTTGTCCAGCTCCACGCTGATGATGACCGCCTCGATGAGCACCTGCACCGGCTGGACGTCCAGCCGGGCGACGATCTGGTCGATGATCTTCAGGTTCGACTCGTAGTCCTGGATGACGAGCACGTCGTTGCCGGACATCGAGGCGCCGCCCGTCGCCGGCTGGGTGCCGCGCTGGATCGTCCCGGCGCCGCCGATCACCGCGCCGCTGCCCACGCCCCCCCCGCCGACCACCCCGCCGCCCGCGCCCGCACCCAGGCTGCCCCCCGTGGCCAGCGTGGACGCCTCGCTGACCCCGAACTGGTAGTTCGGCGTGGTCGCGAACCGCTTGCGGCCGACGTCCTCGCTCAGGAACGGCGTCAGCATGACCATCACCTCGTCCGCCCGGACGTAGTTCAGGCGGTAGACCTTGGTGATGATCCGCTCCTTCTTCCTGCCCTCGGCCTCGTCCTTGACCTCTTCCCGGGAGTAGATGAAGCGCATACCCCCCTCGTCCCGCTCGACCAGGCCGGCGAGCTTGAGGACCGAACGGAGCAGGTCCTCCAGGGCGACCTTCTCGAAATTGGCCGTGATCGTGCCGGAGACCTTCGGGGAGACCAGGATGTTCAGGCGGCCCCGGCGGCTGAGGAGCTCCAGCAGTTGGCGGACGTCCAGCTCGTTGGTGTGGAGGGTGACCAGGCCGTCGTCGTCGAACCGGACCTCCTGCGGCTCGGCGGCCCCGGCGGGCTCGCCCTTGCCTTCGGGCCCGGCGCCCTCGCCGGCCGCGGGCGCGGCGGGGGGCGCCGCCGGCGGGGTGGTGGAGGGCCTCGCGACCCGGCCCCGGCCGGCGGGCGTGGGGGCCCCGCCGCCGCCGCCCGGGGGCTGCGGCAGCGGCTCGGACCGGGGGACCTGGTCCTTCTCCGGGGTGGCCGCCCCGCCGAGGCCCGGCGCCGGCGGCTGCGGCGGCTCCTGGGCATCCGTCGCGGACAGGGGCGTAGGCGCCGGGCCTCGCCCCGCGGCGGGCGGGCCCGAGTCGGCACCTCTCGCCCCGGCGCCGAGACACGGCACCAGCATCAGGCCGAGGCAGATCGGCGCCGACTTGATCGCCGTAAAAGCTGTCCGGTTCAAGGGAAACACCCTCGCGGTTGCGGCCAGAGGTTCGCTCGCCCGCCGGCCAGGTCCTCGCGCGGAGGCTGCCGCTCGTGGCGGTTCGTGGGCCGGCCCAGAAGTGAGCAGGCCGGCCCCTTCGATCCTTTGATTCGGCTGCCGGGCAGGGGAGACTTGAGGAATGTTCCGGTTGTGACGGTTGGCGAGGGGCCCGCCGGGCCGTCCGGATCCGCGGGCGCCCTTCCGGCCGGGGCCCGCCGCCCGGCATCGGGGGCCGGCCCGCCCGCGCCGATGGGCCCGCTCAGAGGGGGAACTGGCCGCCGCCGAAGTACGAGGGGCCGTAGGGATTGTAGGGGCCCGGCTCCACCACCTGGCCGGGGTAGTAGGGGCGGGACGGGTCGAACGGGGGCGGGATGACGCCCGAGCCCTCGCCCGTGATCGGCGCGGTGAACTCCGGCGTGGGCCTGGCGTTGTGGTCCTGGCCGGGCCGGAGGCCCTCGCCTTCCAAGGTGACGGGGGGCTCGCCGCCGGTCTGCGGCGGCGAGGCCGGGCCCCGGTGGTTGAGCCTGCGGGCCAGCACCGGCTCCACCGGCATGTAGTCTCGCGGCAGCGTCCCGAAGTTCAAGGCCACCCGGCGGAGCACGTCCCGCGACAGCCTCTCGTCGCCGACGTGCGCCGGGCCGAAGGTGATCCGCGCGTTGGTCATGCCGTTCTGCGGGGTCAGCGTGATCGTCGCGGTGCGGCCGTCGGGCGCCCGGGCGGTCATGGCCCTCGCCTCGTGGCCGCGGCGCTCCGCCGGGTGCTGCTCGGTGAAGCCGAGGTCGCGGAGGGCCTCGATCGTCGCCCCCTCCACCTGGGGGACGGGGAACTGGAACACCTGGGACGACGTGCCGCAGAAGTTGTAGAAGGCGTAGTCGCTGGCGGCGACCCCCGGGATGCTCCCGACGGCGCGATACCAGCCGGGCAGCCCGCACCCGGGGGCGATCAGCCCGATCAGCATGGTCGCCGCGGTCGCAACGTTCCGGCGCATGGGCCCACCCCGCTTCGCTCACCGCGACGCCTCGCCGGACTGGCCGACGACCCCGGCGCGGGATGCTCCCCCTTGGTTTCGTCGCGACGGTGGCGACGGCTTCAATGATTGTGGCGGCCGGGGGGGGCGGTGCCGGGGTCGCGCCGGGGGCGTCGCGCCTCGGTCACTTCGGCGGCATGGTGGGGAGCCCGACGGGGTAGGTCCCCCGGGCGGCCTCGACGCTCCACCCGACGCCGTCGGCCCCGGGCAGGAAGGTGACCGTGAAGTCGGTGCCCTGGACCGTCACCCCGTAGCTGGCCCTCACCCTGGCCATCCCCGGGTTCTTCTCCAGGTACAGGGCCGCCAGGCCGATCGCGTCGAGCGCCCCTGCGTCCAGCTCGTCCCGCCGGACCCGGGCGGTCTCCGACCGCAGGAAGCTCGCGGTGGTCCGGTGGACGGCCGCCCACAGGCTGAACAGGAGCGCCAGGAACAGCAGCACGATCGTGAGGGAGGAGCCGCGGCGACGGCCGAGGCGGTCGGGTGCGGGCATCATGACTCCGGCCACGTCGGCCATTGGACGTGGAAGACGTAGACGCCGCGGAAGCTCGGGAAGGGCCCGCGGCCCTGGGGATTCGGGCCGGGCCCGGGGTCGGGATGCTGAAGCGTCAGCGTGACCTTCGGGCCGGCCGCCTCCGGCTCGACGAGGAAGCCCGCCACGTGCCGCGCGACGGCCACCGGGCCGGCCCCGGGGGTCTGGCTCCGGACGAGCTCCGTCCCCGCCTGCTGGTAGGTCACGGTGTACTGGCCCACGCCGTCCACGCCCGAGAAGGTGAGGGTCAGGGCGGGGCCCGCGACGGCCGGCGGGCTCCCGGTGAGCCGGCAGTCCTCGAGCGACCCCCGCGAGCCGCCGCCGTCAGGGGTGAGGTAGCCCCCGAGGTCGCGGGCCAGGGCCTCCGCCGCCAGCGAGGCCTCCAGGGCCAGCCTGGTGCGGCCGTCCACCTCCGCCGCCGGCCTGGCGAACGCCGCCACCGCCCCGGCCAGGAGCAGCGCCAGGAGCCCGCTCAGGAGGGTCGCGACCACCATCTCGGCGATCGTGAAGCCGCCCCGCCCGCCGCCCGCCCCCGCCTGCTTCCTTTTGATGTGCATGGCCGGATCGCCCGATTGGGCCCTCATCTCGCCTCGAAGGTCGCGGTCACGGCTCCGGCGCCGACGCACCCGTCGGGGCGGAACGCCCGCAACGCCAGGGTGCTCGCGGACGGGGCGAGGGTGCCCCAGTCCGGCGCCGCCGCGGGCGAGGGCTGCCCGCCGCCCACCTGCTCCAGCCGGGCCCTCGCGGCGAGCTTCCGCGTCCACGGGTTCGGCCACGGGACGATCCGGTACTCGAAGCCGGGGGCGTCGGCGGCCGCCTGCGGGCCGCCGTCGCCGGCGATCGGGCCGCTCCGCATCGTCACGGAGGCGAGGGTGTAGGGCTTGATCGTGTGGTAGAAGTAGGGGTTCGAGGGCCCGGTCGGCTGCTCCCGCGTCAGGCGGCGGGCCTGGCGGACCTGCGTGACCACGTAAGGGCACAGCCCCGCCAGCATGACGCCCAGGACCGCGAAGGCGATCTCCAGCTCCAGGAGGACCGACGCCCCCCGCCGGCCCGGCCGGCCGGCCGGGGCCCCCCCGTGCACCATCGTCTCGGTCGCCATGCCGATCGCCCCGTGCCGCCCGGGCCGGCTCACTCGAAGCCGACCCGGATGTCGGGCTCGCCGCCCTTGGCGAGCACCCCGGTCACCTTGCCGTCCTGCGTGATCGTCAGGGCGCCCGCCCACGAGCCGCCGTTGATGCGCACGGCGGTGGCCGCGAACGAGGACGAGTCCGCCGCGACGACGCTGTAAGAATAGAACGCGCCCGGGGCCGCCGGGTCGCCGACGTTGATCGAGGGGTCGAGCAGGTCCGACAGCTCGGCGAGGTCCGCCGCGTAGGACCGGTTCCGCAGCCAGTAGATCCGCTCCGCCGTCCAGATCGCCCGCAGGTTGGCCCCGGCGACGTCCAGCCTCGCGGACTCCAGCGCCCGGCCGAACCGGGGGACCGCCAGGGCGACCAGCACGCCCATGGTGACGAGCACGACCATGGACTCGACCAGGGTGTAGGCCCGCGGCGGCCCCCGCCCCGGGCCGTCGCGCCGCGGGCCCCGCGGCCGGGTCACTTGACGTTCCCCGCCATCTCGAACATGGGCATGTAGATGGCCAGCATCATGCCGGCGATCGCGGCGCCCATGAACATGATGATGAGGGGCTCCAGCATCTTCGTCAGCTTGAGGATCATGGCCTCCATCTTCTCCCTGTAGTACGGCGTCACCTGCTCCATGACCGCGGCGAGCTGGCCGGACTCCTCGCCCACCTGCACCATGCTCGTGAGCATCGGCAGGAACAGGCCCGTCTCCTGGAGCGAGAGGTGGAGCGGCCGCCCCGCGGCGACCCGCGAGCGCACCCGCTTCAGGGCGTCGCGGTAGTGCGGGTCGTTCCGGAAGATCTCCCGGACCGTGTCCATGGTCTCCATCATCGGCACGCCGCTCTTCAGCAGCAGGGACAGGTTGGAGGCGAACCGGTACATCGCCATCTCCACCCGCAGCTCGCCGACCAGGGGGAGGGCCATGAGCAGCCCGCCCACGTACCGCCGGCCGGCCTCGGTCCTCATGAGCCTGCGGGAGCCCACCGCCGCGACGACCGCGGCGACGACCCCGTAGTGGCCGTAGGCGACGACCGCGTTCGAGGCGTCCACCACGTGCCGCGTGATCGCGGGCAGCTCCGCCCCCATGTCCCGGAACATGCCGGCGAACGTCGGGACGACCAGCCAGAGCATCAGCGTGACGCAGACCACCGCGACGACGACCAGGACGCACGGGTACATCAGGGACGCCTTGACCTTGCGCCTCGTCTCGCGCGAGTCGCGGATCTGCTTGTTCAGGTCGACGAGCACCTGGGCCATCTTGCCGGTGACCTCGCCGGTGCGGATGGCCTCGATCCAGGCGAACTCGAAGACGTGCGGGTAGGCCGCCGCCGACGCGTGGAACGTGCTGCCGGCCGCGACGCGGCCGGTGATCTGCTCGAGGATGGCGCGGAGCTTCACGCTCTCGCTCTGGGCGGCGGAGATCTTCAGGGCCTGGAGCAGCGGCGTCCCGGACCCGACCAGTGTGGAGAGCTGGTGGAAGAAGGCCAGCGTGTCCTCCAGCCTGGCGGCCCGGTGCGGCCTCTTGACGACCCGGGCGTGGTCGACCACCCATTCGTTGAACGGCAAGGCAACCTCCCCGCTCCCCGGCCGTCGCGGCCGGGACGAGCCCTCCCCCTCGACTTGTGGCCGGCCGCCGCCCGGCCCCCGCCCCAAGTCTAGTCCACGTCGCGTGGCGGCGACGCCGCCGGCCCCGCGGGCCCGCCGCGATTGACGCGAGGCGTGCGTGACCTAGGCTTCTCAT from Aquisphaera giovannonii includes these protein-coding regions:
- a CDS encoding GNAT family N-acetyltransferase; protein product: MNARPTEGIETFATARMVAERLTLAHYAEIRRLHLHPQVMKTLSVDGQPLPDRVTREGIVQNEAHWGRHGFGFWVFREKGSGEFLGRAGLQAYRIEDEEAVGLAYAVVYDHWHRGLATEMAAGSLEVGFRRLLVPEVASWTLPGNLASRRVMEKLGFRFDADIALAGISHRLYRLTAVDWELARGRGAPAGP
- a CDS encoding helix-turn-helix domain-containing protein, producing MNLAKRIRDLRYSKGWGPDELASRAKISRTALYQIERGNTSKPQAGTLRRISRALGVPLEILLDSTPVLGEAQGQEGVEAAPMLGVGVERAVGQDRAEELIEKFRRLLSSPMAEGIARIVEESYRLLPIIPPPVAAAPEPAPRFAAAPAEPEAPRRTRGRPRAAAE
- a CDS encoding glycosyltransferase encodes the protein MQALEDRLRAASPRPRPSRPVRVALVITDLDVGGAERALVGLATRLDRARWEPSVIALGGEGALAAELGRAGIDCQCLGGGPRRPLAIVSRLARALRTRGPELVQSFLFHANLAARLAAPLAGRPWVLGGLRVAEREKGWHLTLDRITERLAAGSVCVSEGVRRFSLEAGRLDPRRLAVIPNGIDPRPYDEATPVPRSELGIPRDAFLAVQVGRLAAQKGLVPLLDAAERVIAGCPGWHLALAGDGPDRGWLLDRIAGSEALRDRVHWLGPRRDVPGLLATADLLVLASLWEGMPNAVLEAMAASRAVVATAVEGTDELVVPAETGWLVPPGDATALAAALREAALNPSACRSFGLAGRARVERRHSAGGVVAAYDSLWSAILGYRD
- the queA gene encoding tRNA preQ1(34) S-adenosylmethionine ribosyltransferase-isomerase QueA, whose protein sequence is MLASEFDFDLPVELIAQHPAAAREHSRLMVVRRDGGRIEHRRFDELPALLDGRDILARNCTKVIPARLIGRREATGGKWEGLFLREVEGGAWEILAATRGRPAPGERVVVDHGGGEGLRLALESRGEEGRWIVRPLGPPAASTLALLERHGQIPLPPYIRKGRAGEEDRERYQTVFARAPGSVAAPTAGLHFSDATFRDLAAKGVAWVDLTLHVGVGTFRPIEAERIEDHVMHAEWAELTAEAARALNARRAAGGRVVAVGTTSTRTLETAAAGGEIAPFSGPTGLFIRPGHAFRGLDALVTNFHLPRSSLLVLVSALAGVDLIREAYREAVARRYRFYSYGDAMLIL
- a CDS encoding DUF5658 family protein, with the translated sequence MTTTDRPESCGAGLEPGGIPARRAGEDRRARRTSPLDALRARGRRGRVRRASEREGAYFLDRFDATTLAMALSLLALTLIDGLLTIEVLDRSGEEINPVMRHFLGRGHGPFLVAKYCLTAAGLPVLVVYQNWPFWGTRFRVGYLLPIFVGLYVALVTYQLRLLGG
- a CDS encoding type IV pilin protein, producing MTRPRGPRRDGPGRGPPRAYTLVESMVVLVTMGVLVALAVPRFGRALESARLDVAGANLRAIWTAERIYWLRNRSYAADLAELSDLLDPSINVGDPAAPGAFYSYSVVAADSSSFAATAVRINGGSWAGALTITQDGKVTGVLAKGGEPDIRVGFE
- a CDS encoding type II secretion system F family protein, with translation MPFNEWVVDHARVVKRPHRAARLEDTLAFFHQLSTLVGSGTPLLQALKISAAQSESVKLRAILEQITGRVAAGSTFHASAAAYPHVFEFAWIEAIRTGEVTGKMAQVLVDLNKQIRDSRETRRKVKASLMYPCVLVVVAVVCVTLMLWLVVPTFAGMFRDMGAELPAITRHVVDASNAVVAYGHYGVVAAVVAAVGSRRLMRTEAGRRYVGGLLMALPLVGELRVEMAMYRFASNLSLLLKSGVPMMETMDTVREIFRNDPHYRDALKRVRSRVAAGRPLHLSLQETGLFLPMLTSMVQVGEESGQLAAVMEQVTPYYREKMEAMILKLTKMLEPLIIMFMGAAIAGMMLAIYMPMFEMAGNVK